A DNA window from Thalassospiraceae bacterium LMO-JJ14 contains the following coding sequences:
- the aroB gene encoding 3-dehydroquinate synthase has protein sequence MTPAVTLASEGIETLHVPMGERSYDIFIGDGGISRAGDILKDILRAPRAVIVTDENVARDWLTPLRTSLNKAGIKTRDIVLPPGEHTKSMTHLGQLLDDLLEHNIDRKTTLIALGGGVVGDLTGFAAAVVLRGIDFVQVPTSLLAQVDSSVGGKTGLDTRYGKNLIGAFHQPRAVIADTLTLDTLPMRERLCGYAEVVKYGVINDRGFFDWLQENGQKVLDGDPVARREAILRSCTNKAEIVAADEREAGLRALLNLGHTFAHALEAQVGFEDKLKHGEAVAIGMVMALDLSVRLALINETERDLLKDHLDSVGLPTDIKGLAGGNWTSDVLLQHMGRDKKTHDGKLTFILAHGIGHSFVANDVDPVSVGEVLDTFINDAR, from the coding sequence GACCCCGGCTGTGACACTGGCCAGCGAAGGCATCGAGACCCTGCATGTCCCCATGGGCGAGCGGAGTTACGACATCTTTATCGGTGACGGCGGTATTTCACGGGCCGGCGATATCCTCAAGGACATCCTGCGCGCACCCCGCGCCGTCATCGTCACCGACGAGAACGTTGCCCGCGACTGGCTGACGCCGCTTCGTACATCGCTGAATAAAGCCGGCATCAAGACCCGCGACATCGTGCTGCCGCCGGGAGAGCACACAAAAAGCATGACGCACCTGGGCCAACTGCTCGATGATCTGCTTGAACACAACATCGACCGGAAAACCACGCTGATCGCGCTTGGCGGCGGTGTCGTCGGCGACCTGACCGGGTTTGCCGCCGCCGTCGTGCTGCGCGGCATCGATTTCGTACAGGTGCCGACGTCCCTGCTGGCCCAGGTCGACAGTTCCGTCGGCGGCAAGACCGGCCTCGATACCCGTTACGGCAAGAATCTGATCGGCGCCTTTCACCAGCCCCGCGCCGTCATCGCCGATACCCTGACGCTGGATACCCTGCCGATGCGCGAACGCCTGTGCGGCTATGCCGAAGTCGTCAAATACGGCGTCATCAATGACCGCGGGTTCTTCGACTGGCTGCAGGAGAACGGACAAAAAGTGCTCGACGGCGATCCCGTGGCGCGGCGCGAAGCGATCCTGCGGTCGTGCACGAACAAGGCGGAAATCGTTGCCGCGGACGAACGCGAAGCCGGGTTGCGCGCTTTGCTCAACCTCGGCCACACCTTTGCGCATGCGCTCGAAGCGCAGGTCGGCTTCGAAGACAAGCTGAAACACGGCGAGGCCGTCGCCATCGGCATGGTCATGGCGCTCGACCTTTCGGTCCGTCTTGCCCTGATCAACGAGACCGAGCGCGATCTGCTGAAGGATCATCTGGACAGCGTCGGCTTGCCGACCGATATCAAGGGACTGGCCGGCGGCAACTGGACATCGGATGTCCTGCTGCAACACATGGGGCGCGACAAGAAAACCCATGACGGGAAGCTGACGTTTATCCTGGCCCATGGCATCGGTCATTCGTTTGTCGCAAACGACGTCGATCCCGTTAGCGTCGGCGAAGTACTGGATACTTTTATCAACGACGCCCGTTAG